From a single Nicotiana tomentosiformis chromosome 2, ASM39032v3, whole genome shotgun sequence genomic region:
- the LOC104100981 gene encoding condensin-1 complex subunit CAP-D2 codes for MAPSFIFPQNLHSLEEEMEDSDTDSNRLIVQNPTSLTTFSPSQLEEFVKDVSFDLSDKELFCVEEQEVFDRVYSLVKEFACLTPGCKLNLVESLRSNLSVLLPTVDSLLRVSQQKDGNANEIEEEDERSLADRVASYRNAFKIYTFFLIHILLIEESNSSSNNKIKVVASSRKKQLVSTWNWEPQRARILNLVANSLEINLSLLFGSSDPDENYLSFIVRNAFSIFENVAVLKDSDAKDALTRIIGTCATKYHYAAQSCASILHLVHKYDFAVSHLADAVAWAEKKYADGSVASSLIREIGRTSPKDYVKDTVGSENVGRFLVELADKMPKLVSTNIGLLIPHFGGESYKIRNALVGVLGKLVMKAFDDTEFEVSSKSIRLRTKQAMLEILLERCRDVSAYTRSRVLQVWAELCEEHSVSIGMWNEVAAVAAGRLEDKSAIVRKSALNLLIIMLQHNPFGPQLRAASFEATLKQYKKKLDDLGPKAQSTSVLDGLPSFDETSNGDGEVHNVDEGMNKEQDNSLTDSFLPPEEDLIGQKDDDSVPDVGNLEQTRTLVASLEAGLRFSNCVSATMPTLVQLMASSSATDVENTILLLMRCRQFQIDGSEACLQKMLPLVFSQDKAIYEAVENAFITIYVRKHPEETAKNLLNLAIDSNIGDLAALEFLIGALMSKGDLTTSALSALWDFFCFNIAGTTAEQSRGALSILCMAAKTSNAVLSSHLQDIIDIGFGRWAKVEPLLARTACLAIQRLSEEDRTKLLSTNGSRVFSILESLVTGFWLPEHIWYAAADRAIASIYTIHPCPDKMAADLVKKSLSSVFDSSGGDELQNGSSNMLTTVQVTKLSRFLFVVSHVAMNQLVYIEFSVRKIQKEKAKREKMATEDKSDCTDNTGAQKDNGINAELGFAASEDAFFDTLSERAEKEIVSGGSCERNLIGYCAPFLSKLCRNYSMMQKYPELQASGMLALCRFMIIDAAFCDANLQLLFTVVENAPSETVRSNCTVALGDLAVRFPNLLEPWTEHMYARLRDPSVSVRKNAVLVLSHLILNDMMKVKGYINEMAICLEDEDERISNLAKLFFHELSKKGNNPIYNLLPDILGKLSSQNLKEESFCNIMQFLIGSIKKDKQMEALVEKLCHRFSGVTDVRLCEYISYCLSQLSYTDKSMRKLIELFKMYEHSLSEDSVMDNFRTIISKGKKFAKPELKSCIDEFAEKLNKFHIERKEQELTAKNAQSHQQKVESLESIVVTETKEDEIGESEITEDSEVTDPSTEGQTECSPSEPISAESEANSHASSEVTDSAIDENEVQSPISRPRGAYRSRAKNSSKSDQNLETYTSTRRITRSSRRS; via the exons ATGGCTCCATCTTTCATATTTCCCCAAAATTTACATTCTCTGGAAGAGGAAATGGAAGACTCCGACACTGATAGCAATCGCCTCATTGTTCAAAATCCCACTTCACTCACCACTTTCTCTCCTTCTCAATTAGAAGAGTTCGTCAAAG ACGTCTCCTTCGACCTATCTGACAAAGAGCTATTCTGCGTGGAGGAGCAGGAAGTGTTTGATCGCGTGTATTCATTGGTGAAGGAGTTTGCTTGCCTTACTCCTGGTTGTAAGCTCAATCTGGTGGAGTCTCTTAGGTCCAATCTCAGCGTACTGCTCCCTACTGTGGATTCACTCTTGAGGGTGTCTCAGCAAAAGGATGGAAATGCTAATGAAATTGAGGAGGAGGATGAGCGTTCACTTGCTGATCGAGTGGCATCATATCGAAATGCTTTCAAGATTTACACTTTCTTCCTCATTCATATTTTGCTCATTGAAGAGTCCAACTCTAGTTCtaacaacaaaataaaa GTTGTTGCTAGTAGTCGGAAGAAGCAACTTGTCAGTACGTGGAATTGGGAGCCACAAAGGGCAAGGATactgaatttggttgcaaattcATTAGAGATCAACCTCTCATTGCTCTTTGGATCATCAGACCCTGATGAAAATTACTTGTCCTTCATTGTGAG AAATGCTTTTTCGATATTTGAGAATGTGGCAGTCTTAAAAGATTCAGATGCAAAAGATGCCTTGACTCGCATAATTGGGACATGTGCTACCAAATACCACTATGCTGCACAATCATGTGCTTCAATTTTGCACCTGGTTCACAAATATGATTTTGCAGTTTCTCATTTGGCTGATGCAGTTGCTTGGGCTGAGAAGAAGTATGCTGATGGTAGCGTGGCTTCTTCTCTTATCAGAGAGATAGGGAGGACAAGCCCGAAAGATTATGTGAAGGATACTGTAGGGTCTGAAAATGTTGGGCGCTTTCTTGTAGAGCTCgctgataaaatgcctaagttgGTCTCAACTAATATTGGCTTATTAATCCCACATTTTGGAGGTGAATCTTATAAAATAAGAAATGCTCTTGTTGGGGTGTTGGGTAAGTTGGTCATGAAGGCTTTTGATGACACTGAATTTGAAGTGAGTTCTAAATCCATTCGTCTCCGAACTAAACAGGCCATGTTAGAAATCTTGTTGGAACGTTGCAGGGATGTGTCAGCCTATACAAGGAGTCGAGTGCTTCAGGTCTGGGCTGAATTATGTGAAGAGCATTCAGTTTCGATAGGCATGTGGAATGAGGTTGCAGCAGTAGCTGCTGGGAGGTTAGAGGATAAGAGTGCAATTGTCAGAAAATCTGCACTCAATCTACTTATTATAATGTTGCAGCACAATCCCTTTGGACCCCAGCTTCGAGCAGCATCTTTTGAAGCAACCTTAAAACAATACAAGAAAAAGTTAGATGACCTAGGACCGAAGGCTCAGTCAACAAGTGTTTTGGATGGATTGCCTTCCTTTGATGAAACTAGTAATGGAGATGGCGAGGTCCACAATGTGGATGAAGGGATGAACAAGGAACAGGATAATAGTCTGACCGACAGCTTCTTGCCTCCTGAGGAAGATCTGATAGGCCAGAAGGATGATGATTCTGTCCCAGATGTTGGGAATTTGGAGCAAACGAGGACCTTGGTTGCATCGCTGGAGGCAGGTTTGAGATTTTCCAATTGTGTGTCTGCCACAATGCCAACCCTTGTCCAATTAATGGCCTCATCTTCTGCCACTGATGTGGAGAACACAATTCTTCTGCTGATGAGATGCAGACAGTTCCAAATAGATGGTTCCGAAGCCTGCCTCCAGAAAATGTTGCCACTG GTTTTTTCACAAGACAAAGCAATTTATGAAGCTGTTGAGAATGCTTTCATTACAATATATGTTAGGAAGCATCCAGAGGAAACTGCTAAGAATCTCTTGAATCTTGCTATAGATTCAAATATCGGAGATCTTGCTGCATTGGAATTCCTAATTGGAGCCTTAATGTCCAAGGGCGACTTAACGACTAGCGCA TTGTCAGCATTATGGGATTTCTTCTGTTTCAATATCGCTGGAACAACTGCAGAACAAAGTCGTGGTGCTTTATCTATTTTATGCATGGCAGCAAAAACATCAAATGCTGTTCTCAGTTCTCACTTACAAGACATCATTGACATAGGCTTTGGGCGTTGGGCAAAAGTGGAACCTTTACTTGCTAGGACAGCATGTCTTGCTATTCAGAGGCTGTCTGAAGAGGATAGGACAAAATTGTTATCCACTAACGGAAGTCGCGTATTTAGTATCTTAGAAAGCTTAGTTACTGGCTTTTGGCTTCCTGAACATATATGGTATGCTGCTGCAGATAGAGCAATAGCTTCTATATATACTATCCATCCGTGTCCTGACAAAATGGCTGCTGATCTGGTGAAGAAATCTCTTAGTTCTGTATTTGATTCTAGTGGAGGGGATGAGCTGCAAAATGGTAGCTCCAATATGCTAACCACAGTTCAAGTGACAAAACTCAGTAGGTTTCTTTTTGTCGTAAGCCATGTAGCTATGAACCAATTGGTTTACATTGAGTTTTCGGTCCGCAAGATtcagaaagaaaaagcaaaaagagAGAAGATGGCTACTGAGGATAAGAGTGATTGCACAGATAATACTGGTGCACAGAAG GATAATGGTATCAATGCAGAGTTAGGTTTTGCAGCTTCTGAAGATGCATTCTTCGATACACTATCTGAAAGAGCAGAGAAAGAAATTGTATCTGGTGGTTCCTGTGAAAGAAACTTGATTGGCTATTGCGCACCTTTTCTTTCTAAACTCTGTAGGAATTACAGTATGATGCAGAAG TACCCTGAACTGCAAGCATCCGGAATGCTTGCATTATGTCGATTTATGATAATTGATGCAGCCTTCTG TGATGCAAATCTCCAGCTTCTTTTCACTGTTGTGGAGAATGCACCTTCTGAAACTGTTCGATCAAATTGCACTGTTGCTCTTGGAGATCTGGCAGTTCGTTTTCCTAATCTGTTAGAGCCATGGACAGAGCACATGTATGCAAGATTAAGAGATCCATCAGTTTCTGTGAGAAAGAATGCTGTATTGGTTCTTTCTCATCTGATACTGAATGACATGATGAAG GTGAAAGGTTACATAAATGAAATGGCCATCTGTTTGGAAGATGAAGATGAAAGAatttcaaatctagccaaacttTTCTTTCATGAGTTGTCAAAGAAAG GGAACAATCCTATTTATAACCTGCTTCCAGATATCCTTGGCAAGTTATCTAGTCAGAACTTGAAAGAAGAATCATTCTGCAACATTATGCAATTTTTAATTGGTTCAATTAAGAAG gacaagcaaatggaAGCTCTTGTCGAAAAGCTTTGCCATAGATTTAGTGGAGTTACGG ATGTTAGGCTATGCGAATACATCTCCTATTGCCTCTCTCAGCTATCATACACTGACAAGAGCATGCGAAAGCTGATAGAGTTGTTTAAGATGTATGAACATTCCTTATCTGAAGACTCTGTGATGGATAATTTTCGAACTATTATCAGCAAG GGGAAGAAGTTTGCTAAACCTGAACTCAAATCATGCATTGATGAGTTTGCGGAAAAGCTGAATAAGTTCCACATAGAGAGGAAGGAACAAGAACTTACTGCCAAAAATGCTCAAAGCCATCAACAGAAAGTGGAGAGCTTGGAGAGCATCGTGGTGACTGAAACCAAAGAAGATGAAATCGGTGAATCTGAAATTACTGAAG ATTCTGAAGTCACTGATCCATCAACGGAAGGGCAAACAGAATGTTCACCTTCAGAACCAATATCTGCTGAGTCGGAAGCAAATTCTCATGCTTCCAGTGAGGTGACTGATTCAGCAATTGATGAAAATGAAGTTCAATCTCCTATAAGTCGCCCCCGAG GTGCTTATAGATCCAGGGCCAAAAACAGCAGTAAAAGTGATCAAAACCTTGAAACTTATACTTCCACTAGAAGAATCACGAGGTCCAGCCGTAGGAGCTAA